Proteins from a genomic interval of Symmachiella macrocystis:
- a CDS encoding neutral/alkaline non-lysosomal ceramidase N-terminal domain-containing protein, with protein sequence MPLRHFFLFATLLVTLLPAAASAEPLTAGIAVVDVTPPVPYRMSGYFRERLSTGILDPLYAKVVVFRQGDTSAALVFVDMVGISHDVSSRTRELAAQQTGIPVAHIAIAATHSHTGPLYFGALRAHFHKKTIEDQGRDIYETVDYPTQLVEKLAAAIKQAQAALQPVDLAAGYAQEKRLSFNRRFHMKNGSVRFNPGYKNPNIIRAAGPIDPEVGLISFAKPGEKKPFAAVVSFALHLDTVGGTKYSGDYPKHLQDKLQAEYGEDFLSLFGAGTCGDINHVDVTAPKRRTAPEIGGLLSESVSQGLKSLTPIKAPELAVRQTVYHAPLQKYTADQTQASAKAMDSVADGKVPFLKRVETYKIAALALRGGDTIPLEIQAFRLSKDVAIVTLPGEVFVEFGMAIKHASPFKTTLVIELTNDAPGYIPTQKAFAEGSYETVNSRVQTGSGEKMVDAAIGLLRELGGERANER encoded by the coding sequence ATGCCCCTACGTCACTTTTTCTTGTTCGCCACTCTGCTCGTCACTCTGCTGCCTGCCGCTGCTTCTGCCGAGCCACTCACCGCGGGCATTGCCGTAGTCGACGTCACGCCGCCGGTCCCGTACCGCATGAGCGGATATTTCCGCGAGCGGCTCAGTACCGGCATTCTCGATCCGCTTTATGCCAAAGTTGTCGTTTTCCGACAGGGTGACACGTCAGCGGCACTCGTCTTTGTCGACATGGTCGGCATCTCACACGACGTTTCCTCGCGCACCCGGGAACTGGCTGCGCAGCAAACCGGTATCCCCGTCGCTCACATTGCCATTGCCGCCACGCACTCTCACACCGGCCCGCTCTACTTCGGCGCGCTCCGCGCGCACTTTCATAAAAAGACAATTGAAGACCAGGGCCGAGACATCTACGAGACCGTCGACTATCCCACGCAGCTCGTCGAGAAACTCGCCGCCGCCATCAAACAGGCACAAGCGGCGCTGCAGCCTGTCGACTTGGCTGCCGGCTATGCCCAGGAAAAACGACTCTCCTTCAACCGACGCTTTCACATGAAAAACGGCTCCGTCCGTTTTAACCCCGGTTACAAAAACCCCAACATCATCCGCGCCGCAGGCCCTATCGACCCCGAAGTCGGATTGATCAGCTTCGCCAAGCCGGGCGAGAAAAAACCGTTCGCCGCAGTCGTATCGTTCGCGCTGCATCTGGACACGGTGGGCGGCACGAAATATTCCGGCGACTACCCCAAACATCTGCAGGACAAACTGCAAGCAGAATACGGCGAAGACTTTCTCTCCCTGTTCGGCGCCGGCACCTGTGGTGACATCAATCACGTCGACGTCACCGCCCCCAAACGCCGCACCGCTCCCGAAATTGGCGGACTGCTCTCTGAATCAGTCAGCCAAGGCCTCAAATCACTGACCCCCATCAAAGCCCCCGAACTTGCCGTACGCCAAACCGTCTACCACGCTCCGCTACAAAAATACACCGCCGATCAAACCCAAGCTTCCGCAAAAGCGATGGACAGCGTCGCCGACGGCAAAGTCCCTTTTCTCAAGCGGGTTGAAACCTACAAAATTGCTGCCCTGGCCCTCCGCGGCGGCGACACGATTCCGTTAGAAATTCAAGCCTTCCGCTTGAGCAAAGACGTCGCCATCGTCACACTTCCGGGCGAAGTTTTCGTCGAATTCGGCATGGCGATCAAACACGCCTCGCCCTTCAAAACGACGTTGGTCATCGAACTCACCAACGACGCCCCCGGCTACATCCCCACCCAAAAAGCCTTCGCCGAAGGCAGCTACGAAACAGTGAACTCCCGCGTACAAACCGGCAGTGGCGAGAAGATGGTCGATGCCGCGATCGGGTTATTGCGGGAGTTGGGTGGGGAACGGGCAAATGAGCGATAG
- a CDS encoding RNA polymerase sigma factor, giving the protein MTDWRAIVEQFGPIVWKTAYRILGNESDAADCFQETFLSALGVAEKGQVNHWPALLRKLAAARAIDRLRQRGVDRAGSVQRFDCSSIPDDAIDPQQSAETAELAEKLRDLLRHLPPREAAVFCLRLIDELSYDEIADELGLTTNSVGVLLHKARKRLRNLWERSETDCASSKGGQP; this is encoded by the coding sequence ATGACCGACTGGCGTGCGATCGTTGAACAATTCGGCCCCATCGTCTGGAAAACGGCGTACCGAATTCTCGGAAATGAAAGCGATGCGGCTGACTGTTTCCAGGAAACATTTTTGTCGGCTCTGGGTGTTGCAGAAAAGGGTCAAGTCAACCACTGGCCCGCTCTGTTGCGTAAACTTGCCGCAGCGCGGGCAATTGACCGACTGCGACAACGTGGAGTCGACCGAGCGGGCTCGGTGCAGCGCTTTGATTGCAGCTCAATTCCGGATGACGCGATTGATCCTCAGCAATCCGCCGAGACCGCGGAGTTAGCCGAGAAGCTGCGAGATTTGCTTCGTCATCTCCCGCCGCGAGAGGCAGCTGTGTTCTGTCTGCGGTTGATTGACGAACTGAGCTATGACGAAATCGCCGACGAGCTAGGGCTGACCACCAATTCCGTCGGAGTATTGCTCCACAAAGCCCGCAAGCGATTGCGAAACCTATGGGAACGATCCGAAACGGATTGCGCTAGTTCGAAAGGTGGCCAACCATGA
- a CDS encoding LolA family protein, whose translation MNTELTPNAEQDDLLNKATTALRKTSVPDGPPRDLVDAVVSMLENRPVTDAPILPASRNWTMIKRTSFAATAVLIIAFVLAFVSGNGKAIALADVIENVKKTQTLSFRAETSQPNPKDKGKPLVRVIERSIKGSRMRTTDSTGDIRINHMNKGIAITLQPAKNRATIILDNPQQKKQPIDEVVELLKKLRQENVNMLGKKEIDKQKAEGFLAHEIGPAGRKWEIEVWVDVKTGLPITIEQRMGKRRAMLDGFVWNEELDDSLFSLTAPEGYKVTTINKAAQ comes from the coding sequence ATGAACACTGAGCTAACCCCCAATGCGGAACAGGATGACTTGTTAAACAAGGCCACAACTGCCCTGCGTAAAACTTCTGTGCCCGACGGACCTCCACGTGATTTGGTAGATGCTGTCGTAAGCATGCTAGAAAACCGACCAGTCACCGATGCCCCTATTCTTCCAGCCTCAAGGAATTGGACCATGATTAAGAGAACTAGTTTCGCAGCCACGGCCGTATTGATCATTGCCTTTGTACTTGCCTTTGTCTCTGGAAACGGCAAAGCGATCGCATTGGCGGACGTAATTGAAAACGTGAAAAAAACGCAGACGCTCAGCTTTCGGGCCGAGACCTCCCAGCCTAATCCCAAGGACAAGGGAAAACCGTTGGTGAGGGTCATCGAGCGGTCAATCAAAGGGAGTCGGATGAGAACAACAGACTCGACCGGGGATATTCGCATTAACCACATGAACAAAGGCATCGCCATAACGCTGCAGCCTGCTAAGAATAGGGCGACGATTATCCTGGACAATCCTCAGCAGAAGAAACAGCCAATCGACGAGGTTGTAGAATTGCTCAAAAAACTCCGCCAAGAAAATGTGAACATGCTGGGCAAGAAAGAAATAGACAAGCAGAAAGCCGAAGGCTTTCTTGCACATGAGATAGGGCCCGCCGGTAGAAAATGGGAAATTGAAGTCTGGGTCGACGTGAAAACCGGCTTACCGATCACAATCGAACAACGGATGGGCAAACGACGAGCAATGCTCGATGGATTTGTGTGGAATGAGGAATTGGATGACTCCCTTTTTTCCCTCACCGCACCAGAGGGCTACAAAGTAACGACCATCAACAAGGCCGCTCAATAG
- the truD gene encoding tRNA pseudouridine(13) synthase TruD — MSNLPFLTADCPGIGGSLKQQPEDFDVEEIPAYLPSGTGEHLFLWIEKRGIAAPELSRHIARTLGISNGDIGVAGMKDKQAVTRQYVSVPARAADKIADIETDDIHVLQSTLHGNKLRTGQLRGNRFAVLVRDVDEAATEQAQSIAKQIGRWGFPNYFGEQRFGRAGETSQLGFELLSGEKRAGDIPYKKRKFLLKLALSAAQAELFNAALIQRMHDDLLHRVLPGDVMQVVESRGPFVVEDVAAEQPRLDAGEIALTGPMFGPKMRQPTGAARDRELQVLNQFGLDESAFTRFPKLTTGTRRPYLIRPEDLRVDPSTNGLRFQFTLPAGVYATTLLREFMKTEPQP, encoded by the coding sequence TTGTCGAATTTGCCGTTTTTAACCGCTGATTGCCCGGGAATAGGGGGCAGCCTCAAACAGCAGCCCGAGGACTTTGACGTCGAGGAAATCCCCGCTTACCTCCCGAGCGGGACGGGGGAACATCTGTTTTTGTGGATCGAAAAACGGGGCATTGCCGCTCCAGAACTGTCGCGACACATCGCCCGCACACTCGGTATCTCCAACGGCGACATCGGCGTTGCCGGCATGAAAGACAAACAAGCCGTCACGCGACAATACGTCTCCGTCCCCGCCCGCGCCGCCGACAAAATTGCCGATATCGAGACCGACGACATTCACGTTCTCCAGTCGACTTTGCACGGCAACAAACTCCGCACCGGACAACTCCGCGGCAACCGCTTTGCGGTCCTGGTCCGTGACGTCGACGAGGCTGCAACCGAGCAGGCACAGTCGATCGCTAAGCAAATCGGCCGTTGGGGGTTCCCTAATTATTTCGGGGAGCAACGTTTCGGCCGCGCGGGCGAAACCTCGCAACTCGGCTTTGAATTGCTCAGCGGCGAAAAACGGGCCGGTGACATTCCGTATAAAAAACGCAAGTTCCTACTCAAACTGGCCCTCTCGGCCGCTCAAGCTGAACTGTTCAACGCGGCGCTCATACAACGAATGCACGACGATTTGCTACACCGCGTGCTGCCGGGCGATGTGATGCAAGTGGTCGAGTCGCGCGGGCCGTTCGTCGTGGAAGATGTCGCTGCCGAACAACCCCGACTCGACGCCGGAGAAATCGCCCTCACCGGCCCCATGTTCGGCCCCAAAATGCGACAGCCCACCGGCGCTGCCCGTGATCGCGAATTGCAAGTACTCAACCAATTCGGACTCGACGAATCCGCCTTCACCCGATTCCCCAAGCTAACCACCGGCACGCGAAGACCGTACCTGATCCGCCCGGAAGACCTGCGCGTCGACCCCAGCACGAACGGCCTCCGCTTCCAATTCACACTCCCCGCAGGCGTCTACGCCACCACACTGCTGCGCGAGTTCATGAAAACCGAACCTCAACCCTAA
- a CDS encoding SDR family NAD(P)-dependent oxidoreductase — protein sequence MGRLDGKTAIVTGGGAGIGRATSERFAAEGANVIIAEINETNGAETAEAITANGGHCRFVPTDVTQEESIKNMVAQTITTFGQIDIVVNNAAVFVLHGIEATVEQWHQSLDTNVIGTALVSKYAVEEMRKSGGGSIINLGSISSFLGQPNFVTYNATKAAIATMTRCMALDLADDGIRVNAVCPGTIWTQIVERLTSEAGMDRAAADADPDWGGSCFLKRIADPSEVAAAILFFASDDASYCTGAHLMVDGGYSAQ from the coding sequence ATGGGACGACTGGACGGGAAAACGGCTATTGTCACTGGCGGGGGAGCGGGGATCGGGCGGGCGACGTCTGAACGATTCGCTGCCGAAGGGGCGAACGTGATCATTGCGGAAATCAACGAAACCAACGGTGCGGAAACGGCCGAAGCAATCACGGCCAATGGCGGACATTGCCGTTTCGTGCCGACTGACGTGACGCAAGAAGAGTCGATCAAAAACATGGTCGCCCAAACGATCACAACATTCGGGCAGATCGACATCGTCGTGAACAACGCCGCCGTGTTTGTGTTGCATGGTATCGAAGCCACTGTCGAACAGTGGCATCAATCCTTGGATACCAACGTGATCGGTACGGCGTTGGTCTCGAAATATGCCGTTGAGGAGATGCGAAAATCCGGCGGTGGGTCGATCATCAATCTCGGCTCGATTTCCAGTTTTCTGGGCCAGCCGAATTTTGTGACGTATAACGCAACCAAGGCGGCGATCGCCACAATGACCCGCTGCATGGCGCTCGATCTGGCTGACGATGGGATTCGTGTGAATGCCGTTTGTCCGGGGACGATTTGGACGCAGATCGTGGAGCGGCTGACCTCTGAAGCGGGTATGGACCGCGCTGCTGCGGACGCTGATCCGGACTGGGGTGGCTCCTGTTTTCTGAAACGGATTGCCGATCCGAGCGAAGTGGCGGCGGCGATTTTGTTTTTTGCTTCGGATGATGCGTCGTATTGTACGGGGGCGCATTTGATGGTCGATGGGGGGTATTCGGCACAGTGA
- a CDS encoding DUF167 domain-containing protein → MIDIEPTTDGVLLPVRAQAGARKNGVVGVHDGRLKVAVTLAPEKGKANGAIQKVLAKALGLKKSQVELVVGPTSSQKKFRITGVTADALRERIASLLAEI, encoded by the coding sequence ATGATCGACATCGAACCAACCACCGACGGCGTGCTGCTTCCTGTGCGTGCGCAAGCCGGCGCGCGGAAGAATGGCGTGGTGGGGGTGCATGATGGGCGGTTGAAGGTGGCAGTCACGCTGGCGCCGGAAAAAGGGAAGGCGAATGGGGCCATTCAAAAGGTGTTGGCAAAGGCGCTGGGACTGAAGAAATCGCAGGTTGAATTGGTGGTGGGGCCGACCTCGTCCCAAAAAAAATTCCGCATCACCGGCGTCACTGCCGACGCATTGCGAGAACGGATTGCCTCCCTATTGGCTGAAATCTAA